TATGCAtcctatttttgttaaattgtgcatcctaaaatcattttttatgcATCTTGAAtctataaaatcaaattatttCATCCACATGCTCATATTGTGTctccaaattttttttccatccatttttcattaattatgCATCCACTAACTTAATTGTTGTTTGTGCATCCACTCATATTATAAATGACTTgtaattttttacaaattaaatctaTCATTAAAGAGGATGAAACaactaataatataaatattgttaTTTAGAAAATTGATGTGTTTAATTTAATTGCAATCCAATATAATTGAGATGAAAGTTTTTTTGCTAAGTATAAGTACTAACTTTAAGAGTTAGTTACAATTTCaaattaatagaaaataaagtttaaaaaaatttcatctcATGTTAAAATTTCTCTTTTACCTCCTGTTCTTATTGTTCTTATTCTAAACATGTTCTCACCgaaaaattatcatatatatatatatatatgtgtgtttttttaattttttaaaaacataccataaataaaatccaaaatgcttatatttttaaacaataatcaaattaaGTTTTCATCAATCATTAAATGCCAGCAGGATATGAGCACAACACCGGCCATCAGTGTAGAATAGAAtaacaatcaaacaaaaaaaaaatgaaaacatctcACAATATCACATTACACAGTAACACACCAACATGAAATATCTCACAATAATCTCATTACCATCCAAAACAATTCCTATCAAAATTCAGCCCATGAATTCCATGTATGATTTTATGCCgttcttaaatttaaaaaaaaaaaataaaatccatgTATGATGCAGCCCATGAATTCCAAAACAATTCCTAATTGACGACAATATAATAATGATTTCTGAAGAGAACATTCCATATATACAATTGAACACAAGATTGTTGTGGGCACGCCAAATACGCTATACAGATTACAGCCACAAGTACTATTCCGTAAAAAGCCTTTTTAGGCGCTGCTGACCCGAATATGAGTCTCCAGTAAAAATCCTTAAAACTAAACGCATAAATTGCAGATATTTTACACCACTAAGATATAACCTCGCAAATTGACTTTAGGCAATTGGCACATTTTCAATATGAACTAAATCCGTCGATTTGCCTGTCACATGAGCCTGTGTGCCTAATACTTTTAATTGAGGAATGTCTTGCAAGCAAAGCAATGTTATTACCTTGACAAGATGTTAACGCTTTTAAGAcgtttacatataaatattataaaattattctGTGATTTGAAGAACCATTAACGGATTTACGCAATAGAAAACTACTGAGGTGGTTTTATAGATTATTAAACTATAGCTTTGtttaaataacattaaagttttataaagACACAAATATTAACATTCtcgattttttaaaaacttgtaaCAACTCTTTTAAATATTCAATCATTTTAGCTAAAACAatacaattaaataattaataaaagtattaaaatgATCTGATATATTCATTAATCACTTTATAGTTCATAGTCCAAAATTACAAATAGAAGTTTTATCTTAAATCTCAAGCCCACAATGTAAGGCCACCACAAGGTCATTAGCCCATTACTCCATCCTTTTTAAGAAATCCTCTTCCTTGTTCTTTCTCTgcctttctttttctatataaatcTAACATTTTGATTCATTAGGTTTCATATCTTCgtcaatttaaaaattagttgTGTCCAAACCCAATTTCAAGGTGTGTCCATTCATGAATTACTATATGCCTTCTTAAAAACCTTGGAATTTAACATATGTCCATGGACCCACGTTACTATAATCACCATTTTGAATCAACAATAATCATGTTGTTAGTCTTAGAACGTACTTTTAAATGACAACTAGTCAACAACgtatatttatgtttaaataatttgaaacgactttaaagataaaaaggtGCCAACAGCCATGTACTTCACTTCAAAGCAAACATGacaacatattattattacacCATATATGGCAAGAactaaaaaatcatgttttttaaattgaaaaataatatcTATTTTTTTGGTTGTTATACCCTTTTAGTCCAACACTTCATTTCCGTAATTATATACTACATTAATTAGtcttctataaatatatatcctGTTTTGCCTTTATATTATTGTATTGTACAATATATTATCATGGTGTCAAGACCAACACTTTTAAACATGAAATGGGCATTCATAATGTTAATAATCATAGCTGCAAATGGTGATCCTCCTGAAGAACCTGTTAAGTGTTCAAATAATCTCAAAGATTGCATCATCACAAACTCTTATGGTGCATTCCCTGACCGTAGCATTTGTCGTGCAGCTGAGGTCGTCTACCCTTCATCCGAAGAAGACCTTGTGTCAATAGTTGCAAATGCTACTCAGGTGAACAGAAAGATGAAAGTAGCCACTCGTTACTCACATAGCATACCAAAGTTGGTTTCTCCAGATGGAGATGATGGACTCATTATTAGTACAAAAAATCTTGACCGTGTTATGGAAATCGATCTAGACAAAAGGCTTGTCACCTGCCAGAGTGGTGTAACATTGGGGCAACTCATTAGTGAAGCTGCAAAAAGTGGGTTGGCTTTGCCTTATACTCCATATTGGTTGGGTTTGACGATTGGTGGTCTTTTAGGTACGGGTGCACACGGTAGCACCCTTTGGGGTAAAGGTAGCGCAATCCATAATTATGTGGTTCAGGTCAGGATAGTCACTCCCGGTCCACCTGAAGAAGGTTATGTTAAAGTGCGGTCTTTAGGAGAAAATGGTTCACTTGATGAAGAAATGAATGCAGCTAAAGTTTCCCTAGGAGTACTTGGAGTCATATCTCAGGTATATTTATGGTTTTGTTAATATCATAACTTTCCTTCATATGCTAAATACAGTTTTTCTGACAATATTTGATATCATAATCTATAGGTAACTTTAAGGTTGCAGCCAATATTTAAGAGATCAGTTACCTTCATAACTAAAAATGACACAGACTTATCAGATCAAGCAGCCACCTTTGGGAAACAACATGAGTTTGCTGACATGACATGGTACCCAAGTCAAAAACGAGTTGTTTATCGGATTGATAATCGAGTTTCCTCCAATATCTCAGGAAATGGTCTCTGGAATCACCCCGGATTTCGTGCTCTGCCTTCACTTGCACTCTCTATTTTAAGATCTATAGGTATTAGGTAGTCATGTGAATTATAAGTATCAAGATTCAAGAAACAGTTTTTATGCTCATAAGAGGCTAAAAATAATTGCAAAAAATATAATTGTAGAGGAAGATCAAGAGGCAAAAGGTGATGTAGCTGGAAAATGCATCGTTGGAAAGCTTACGGCAATCAGTCTAATAAAGGCTGCATATGGGCTAACAAATGATGGTATACAGACTTCAAAACTATACAACAAAATTATTATCTTAAATTGAAtgacataaagtaacataacTATGTAGGTATTATCTTTAAGGGATACCCTGTAGTTGGATATCAAAATCGACTTCAAGCATCAGGAGATTGCCTTAAAGGCCCAAAAGATGCTGAAATCACCATGTGTCCATGGGATCCTCGGGTTAAGGGTTTATTCTTCCACCAAATGAGCATAAGCATTGTCCTTTCAAAAGCTAAATATTTCATTCAAGATATACAGAAACTTGTAAGTATAGCGCCACAATCATTGTGTGGTCTAGATCAGTATAATGGTATCCTGATGAGATATGTTACAGGCTCAAATGCATACTTGGGTAAACAAGAAGACTCGTTGGATTTTGACATCACTTATTACAGAAGTAAAGATCCAAAACGTCCAAGAC
The sequence above is drawn from the Erigeron canadensis isolate Cc75 chromosome 4, C_canadensis_v1, whole genome shotgun sequence genome and encodes:
- the LOC122598455 gene encoding probable L-gulonolactone oxidase 4; this encodes MVSRPTLLNMKWAFIMLIIIAANGDPPEEPVKCSNNLKDCIITNSYGAFPDRSICRAAEVVYPSSEEDLVSIVANATQVNRKMKVATRYSHSIPKLVSPDGDDGLIISTKNLDRVMEIDLDKRLVTCQSGVTLGQLISEAAKSGLALPYTPYWLGLTIGGLLGTGAHGSTLWGKGSAIHNYVVQVRIVTPGPPEEGYVKVRSLGENGSLDEEMNAAKVSLGVLGVISQVTLRLQPIFKRSVTFITKNDTDLSDQAATFGKQHEFADMTWYPSQKRVVYRIDNRVSSNISGNGLWNHPGFRALPSLALSILRSIEEDQEAKGDVAGKCIVGKLTAISLIKAAYGLTNDGIIFKGYPVVGYQNRLQASGDCLKGPKDAEITMCPWDPRVKGLFFHQMSISIVLSKAKYFIQDIQKLVSIAPQSLCGLDQYNGILMRYVTGSNAYLGKQEDSLDFDITYYRSKDPKRPRLFEDVLEEIEQMAVFKYGGLPHWGKNRNVAFEGVFKKYKKGREFLKVKDKYDPSGLFSSEWTDQVLGLRNGLTTAKEGCALEGLCVCSDDIHCAPQKGYMCKPGKVFKDARVCSFFNAGNQISDGSKEEL